One window from the genome of Salvia splendens isolate huo1 chromosome 9, SspV2, whole genome shotgun sequence encodes:
- the LOC121747746 gene encoding late embryogenesis abundant protein-like, producing MADLRDEHGNPIQLADQFGKPVQLTDEHGNPMYITGVATTHGAASALPDVPPVPVAEPLHAPPPEPQHQSLQEQLPRSGSSSSSSSSSEDDGQGGRRKKKGVKEKIKESFSGGKHKDVTHETTTTEKKGIMEKIKEKLPGHHHNP from the exons ATGGCGGATTTGCGCGACGAGCACGGCAACCCGATCCAGCTGGCGGACCAGTTTGGCAAACCGGTTCAGCTCACCGACGAGCACGGCAACCCCATGTACATTACCGGCGTCGCCACCACCCACGGCGCTGCCTCCGCCTTGCCCGACGTGCCTCCGGTTCCTGTGGCAGAGCCGCTTCACGCCCCACCACCGGAGCCGCAGCATCAGTCTCTGCAGGAGCAATTACCTCGCTCCGGCAGCTCCAGCTCTAGCTCTAGCTCG TCGGAGGATGATGGGCAAGGggggagaaggaagaagaaagggGTGAAAGAGAAGATAAAGGAGAGCTTTAGCGGAGGGAAGCATAAAGACGTGACACACGAGACGACGACGACGGAGAAAAAGGGTATAATGGAGAAGATCAAGGAGAAGCTCCCCGGTCACCACCACAATCCCTAA
- the LOC121749713 gene encoding 26S proteasome regulatory subunit S10B homolog B-like, protein MSSENDDAARRKAAIADYRKKLLTHKELDVRVRSARDNLRATKKEYNKTEDDLKSLQSVGQIIGEVLRPLDNERLIVKASSGPRYVVGCRNKVDKDKLTAGTRVVLDMTTLTIMRALPREVDPVVYNMLHEDPGNVSYSAVGGLSDQIRELRESIELPLMNPELFIRVGIKPPKGVLLYGPPGTGKTLLARAIASNIDANFLKVVSSAIIDKYIGESARLIREMFNYARDHQPCIIFMDEIDAIGGRRFSEGTSADREIQRTLMELLNQLDGFDQLGKVKMIMATNRPDVLDPALLRPGRLDRKIEIPLPNEQSRMEILKIHASGIAKHGEIDYEAVVKLAEGFNGADLRNICTEAGMSAIRAERDYVIHEDFMKAVRKLNEAKKLESSAHYSTDFGKE, encoded by the exons ATGAGCAGCGAGAACGACGATGCTGCTCGCCGCAAGGCGGCCATTGCTGACTACCGGAAGAAGCTGCTGACTCACAAGGAGCTTGATGTCCGAGTTCGATCTG CAAGAGATAATCTAAGGGCTACAAAGAAGGAGTATAATAAAACAGAGGATGATTTAAAGTCACTTCAGAGTGTTGGACAGATAATAGGCGAAGTTCTGAGGCCCCTCGATAATGAACGCT TGATAGTTAAAGCCAGTAGTGGCCCAAGATATGTGGTTGGGTGCCGCAATAAAGTGGATAAGGACAAACTTACTGCAGGCACTCGGGTAGTTTTGGATATGACTACACTTACAATTATGCGAGCTCTCCCTCGTGAG GTAGATCCTGTTGTCTATAACATGCTTCATGAAGATCCTGGGAACGTTAGTTATTCGGCTGTTGGTGGGCTGTCAGATCAGATCCGAGAACTGAGAGAATCTATAGAATTACCTCTAATGAATCCTGAGCTCTTCATAAGAGTTGGCATCAAGCCTCCCAAG GGTGTACTTCTATATGGGCCTCCTGGAACCGGAAAAACGTTATTGGCCAGAGCAATTGCTAGTAACATTGATGCCAATTTCTTAAAG GTAGTATCAAGTGCTATTATTGATAAGTACATCGGTGAGAGTGCAAGATTGATTCGGGAAATGTTTAATTATGCTCGTGATCACCAA CCCTGCATCATATTTATGGATGAGATTGATGCCATTGGTGGACGCCGTTTCAGTGAGGGAACAAGTGCTGACCGTGAAATCCAGAGGACACTTATGGAGTTGCTAAACCAACTTGATGGATTTGATCAGCTGGGGAAG GTTAAAATGATAATGGCGACCAACAGACCCGATGTCTTGGACCCTGCACTTCTTCGTCCTGGTCGCCTAGACAGGAAAATAGAGATACCATTGCCGAATGAACAGTCAAGGATGGAGATTCTGAAAATTCATGCTTCTGGGATAGCCAAACATGGTGAAATTGATTATGAGGCTGTTGTTAAACTGGCTGAA GGGTTTAACGGGGCAGATCTTCGTAACATCTGTACCGAAGCTGGAATGTCTGCAATTCGGGCAGAACGTGACTATGTCATTCATGAAGACTTTATGAAG GCTGTAAGGAAACTGAACGAAGCGAAGAAGCTGGAGTCGAGTGCTCACTATAGTACTGATTTTGGGAAGGAGTAG
- the LOC121749700 gene encoding bifunctional phosphatase IMPL2, chloroplastic-like: protein MQMQSLQLPPHSRSTFLSLSPPPAFPLALSSDRKPSALNLGSIRLNSIKMDSARCSLSNGHGGTCQAIALEFDDCDLDRFADVGNQLADAAGDVIRRYFRKSFDILDKPDLSPVTIADQAAEESMVKIIQENFPSHAIYGEENGWMCKEDFADFVWVLDPIDGTKSFITGKPVFGTLISLLHKGEPILGIIDQPILKERWIGITGRRTALNGQEISTRYCEQLSKAYMYTTSPHLFTGDAEVAFARVRSKVKVPLYGCDCYAYALLASGFVDLVVESGLKPYDFLSLIPVIEGAGGVITDWEGNQLKWEASSISHAPPSFNVVAAGDKRVHEEALETLEVLV from the exons ATGCAGATGCAATCTCTCCAGCTGCCCCCCCATTCTCGCTCcacctttctctctctatctcccCCGCCTGCATTTCCTCTTGCTCTCTCCTCCGATCGTAAGCCTTCAGCCCTGAATCTCGGCTCGATTCGATTGAATTCGATTAAGATGGATTCTGCTCGTTGCTCTCTCTCTAATGGCCACGGAGGTACATGTCAAGCCATTGCCCTTGAATTTGACGATTGTGACCTCGACCGTTTCGCTGACGTCGGCAACCAGCTTGCAGACGCCGCTGGCGATGTCATCCGCCGCTATTTCCGCAAGAGCTTCGACATACTCGATAAACCTGATTTAA GTCCTGTGACGATTGCGGATCAGGCGGCGGAGGAGTCAATGGTGAAAATTATACAGGAGAATTTTCCTTCTCATGCAAT TTATGGAGAGGAGAATGGATGGATGTGCAAAGAAGACTTTGCAGATTTTGTTTGGGTTCTGGATCCTATAGACGGCACTAAAAGTTTTATCACTG GTAAACCTGTGTTTGGAACTCTAATTTCTTTACTCCACAAGGGAGAACCG ATCCTTGGCATTATTGATCAACCTATCCTTAAAGAAAGATGGATTGGCATAACTGGGAGGAGAACTGCTTTGAATGGACAAGAGATCTCAACACGTTATTGTGAACAACTGTCAAAAGCATATAT GTATACAACTAGCCCTCATTTATTTACTGGGGATGCTGAGGTGGCATTCGCTCGGGTTAGAAGTAAG GTGAAAGTGCCACTTTAtggctgtgattgctatgcttatGCTCTGTTGGCGTCAGGTTTTGTGGACCTCGTGGTTGAGTCAGGCCTCAAG CCATACGATTTCCTTTCCCTGATACCTGTGATCGAAGGTGCCGGTGGAGTTATAACAGACTGGGAAGGGAATCAACTGAAATGGGAGGCTTCTTCTATATCACATGCTCCTCCAA GCTTTAACGTAGTGGCAGCAGGGGACAAAAGGGTTCACGAAGAAGCTCTGGAGACGTTGGAAGTGCTGGTTTAG
- the LOC121746844 gene encoding SUMO-activating enzyme subunit 2-like codes for MDSEQQQSAIEGAKVLMVGAGGIGCELLKTLALSGFRDIHIIDMDTIEVSNLNRQFLFRQSHVGQSKAKVARDAVLKFRPDISITSYHANVKDPDFNVDFFKQFNVVMNGLDNLDARRHVNRLCLASGVPLIESGTTGFLGQVTVHIKGKTECYECQNKPAPKTYPVCTITSTPSKFVHCVVWAKDLLFAKLFGPKNQENDLNVRSSDSSSSSEQVEDVFEHKNGEEIEQYARKIFDHVFGYNIELALSNEDTWKSRGRPRPIYCKDVIPTEHVHQNGNQGRGSAAGDMTSVSAMATLGLKNPQDLWSLKENAAVFLEALKLFLLKREKEIGNLGFDKDDQLAVELVTAAANIRATSFGIPLHSLFEAKGIAGNIVHAVATTNAVIAGLIVIEAIKVLENDVKNYRMTFCLEHSSNKMLLMPVEPFEANKSCYVCSETPLTLEINTRHSKLRDLVDKIVKAKLGMSSPLIMQDSTLLYEVGDDLDEGEVANYAANLEKVLSELPSPVRGGTILTVEDLQQEFKCSINIKHREEFDEEKEPDGMVLFGWTQAQAAEKNSKVSADNGASTSGASEAASTEPEDDDDLQIIIPPPVSGRKRKLSDVTATSGVPSAAKEPKIKRKAEEIEGESDIVMLDDGNKVKKGEA; via the exons ATGGATTCCGAGCAGCAGCAATCCGCAATAGAG GGTGCAAAAGTGCTTATGGTGGGCGCTGGCGGCATAGGGTGCGAGCTACTGAAAACCCTCGCTCTCTCGGGGTTCAGAGATATCCATATC ATTGACATGGATACAATTGAAGTCAGCAATCTAAATAGACAGTTCTTATTTCGACAATCACATGTTGGTCAGTCGAAAGCCAAA GTTGCTCGAGATGCAGTATTGAAATTTAGGCCTGACATTAGCATCACATCCTACCATGCGAATGTGAAGGACCCTGATTTCAATGTTGATTTCTTTAAGCAGTTCAATGTTGTTATGAATGGGCTTGATAATTTGGATGCCAGACGGCATGTCAACCGCCTTTGCTTGGCATCCGGCGTGCCATTGATTGAAAGTGGTACCACTGGCTTTCTGGGACAG GTGACTGTTCACATAAAGGGTAAAACAGAATGTTATGAATGTCAGAATAAGCCAGCTCCAAAAACTTACCCTGTTTGTACTATTACAAGTACCCCTTCAAAG TTTGTACACTGTGTAGTATGGGCGAAGGACCTGCTTTTTGCAAAATTATTTGGCCCCAAAAATCAGGAAAATGATTTGAATGTTCGTTCTAGTGATTCTTCAAGCTCATCCGAACAAGTTGAAGATGTTTTTGAACACAAAAATGGGGAAGAAATTGAACAATATGCAAGGAAGATATTTGATCATGTATTCGGTTATAACATTGAGTTAGCTTTGTCGAATGAAGATACATGGAAATCTCGTGGCAGGCCAAGGCCTATATATTGCAAAGATGTCATTCCAACTGAGCATGTTCACCAAAATGGAAATCAAGGTAGAGGCTCAGCAGCTGGAGATATGACATCAGTGTCTGCAATGGCAACTCTAGGTCTGAAAAATCCACAGGATCTTTGGAGCTTGAAAGAGAACGCAGCAGTATTTCTTGAGGctctaaaattatttttattgaaacgAGAAAAG GAAATTGGTAACTTGGGTTTTGACAAAGATGATCAGCTGGCTGTAGAACTTGTTACTGCAGCGGCAAATATCAGAGCTACTTCATTTGGCATCCCCTTGCATAGCCTTTTTGAAGCCAAAGGTATTGCTGGAAATATTGTACATGCTGTTGCCACAACAAATGCTGTCATTGCTGGATTGATTGTGATCGAGGCTATTAAGGTGCTGGAGAATGATGTTAAGAACTATAG AATGACTTTCTGTCTTGAGCATTCTTCAAATAAGATGCTACTCATGCCAGTCGAGCCCTTTGAGGCAAACAAGTCATGCTATGTTTGCTCTGAG ACACCTTTGACGCTTGAGATTAATACACGTCATTCAAAGCTGAGGGACCTTGTTGACAAGATTGTGAAGGCAAAGCTTGGCATGAGCTCGCCCCTAATCATGCAAGATTCCACACTTCTTTATGAGGTTGGTGATGATCTTGATGAAGGAGAGGTTGCCAATTATGCAGCAAACCTTGAAAAG GTGCTATCTGAGCTTCCTTCTCCAGTCCGTGGCGGGACAATTCTTACTGTTGAGGATCTTCAACAGGAGTTTAAATGCAGCATCAATATCAAGCACAG GGAAGAATTTGATGAAGAGAAGGAACCCGATGGAATGGTTCTCTTCGGCTGGACACAAGCTCAGGCAGCGGAAAAGAACAGCAAAGTATCAGCTGACAATGGTGCGAGCACCTCTGGTGCATCTGAAGCTGCTTCCACCGAGCCCGAGGACGACGATGACTTGCAAATCATCATTCCACCACCAGTATCAGGACGGAAGAGAAAGCTATCCGACGTCACTGCTACTTCAGGTGTTCCATCTGCTGCCAAGGAACCAAAGATCAAGAGAAAGGCAGAAGAGATCGAAGGCGAGAGCGACATAGTCATGCTTGACGACGGCAACAAAGTGAAGAAAGGAGAAGCATAG